The following coding sequences are from one Capsicum annuum cultivar UCD-10X-F1 chromosome 3, UCD10Xv1.1, whole genome shotgun sequence window:
- the LOC107864394 gene encoding probable UDP-N-acetylglucosamine--peptide N-acetylglucosaminyltransferase SEC, protein MLSLQTDPRKYNQQHQQQQLLISRVPPYDGSVAIGDQRIDSALSSANINEVDEDTLLTLAHQNYKAGNYKQALEHSKAVYERNPGRTDNLLLFGAIYYQLHDFDMCIAKNEEALRIDPHFAECYGNMANAWKEKGNIDVAIRYYLIAIELRPNFADAWSNLASAYMRKGRMNEAAQCCRQALALNPRLVDAHSNLGNLMKAQGLVQEAYNCYVEALRIQPAFAIAWSNLAGLFMEAGDLNRALQYYKEAVKLKPTFSDAYLNLGNVYKALGMPQEAIACYQRALQVRPDYAMAFGNLASVYYEQGNMEMAIFHYRRAITCDTEFLEAYNNLGNALKDAGRVEEAINCYRQCLSLQPNHPQALTNLGNIYMEWNMMSAAAQCYKATLAVTSGLSAPFNNLAIIYKQQGNYAEAISCYNEVLRIDPIAADGLVNRGNTYKEIGRVNEAVQDYMRAIAIRPTMAEAHANLASAYKDSGNVEAAIKSYRQALMLRPDFPEATCNLLHTLQCVCDWDNREKMFIEVEGILRRQIKMSIIPSVQPFHAIAYPLDPKLTLDISRKYALHCSVIAARYSLPPFTHPPALPIKGGGRIGRLRVGYVSSDFGNHPLSHLMGSVFGMHDKENVEVFCYALSPNDGTEWRIRTHTEAEHFTDVSSLTSDVIARMINEDQIQILINLNGYTKGARNEIFAMQPAPIQVSYMGFPGTTGATYIDYLVTDEFVSPMKYAHIYSEKLVHLPHCYFVNDYKQKNCDVLDSNSQPKRSDYGLPEDKFIFACFNQLYKMDPEIFITWCNILKRVPNSALWLLRFPASGEMRLRAHAAAQGLQPDQIIFTDVAMKQEHIRRSSLADLFLDTPLCNAHTTGTDILWAGLPMITLPLEKMATRVAGSLCLATGLGDEMIVSSMKEYEEKAVSLALNRPKLQDLTNRLKAVRMSCPLFDTTRWVRNLERSYFKMWNLYCSGQHPQPFKVTENDSEFPFDR, encoded by the exons ATGTTGTCACTGCAAACCGATCCCCGGAAATATAATCAACAGCATCAGCAACAGCAGCTGTTGATTTCTAGGGTTCCGCCGTATGATGGCAGTGTTGCTATCGGGGATCAGCGGATCGATTCCGCATTATCTTCTGCCAATATCAATGAAG TTGATGAGGACACTCTTTTAACTCTTGCTCATCAGAACTACAAAGCTGGGAACTATAAACAGGCACTAGAGCACAGCAAAGCAGTTTATGAGAGAAATCCAGGTCGCACTGATAATCTTCTTCTTTTTGGGGCTATATATTATCAG TTGCATGATTTTGATATGTGCATCGCAAAAAATGAAGAAGCCCTAAGGATTGACCCACATTTTGCTGAGTGCTATGGAAATATGGCTAATGCTTGGAAG GAAAAAGGCAATATTGATGTTGCAATACGCTATTATTTAATCGCAATTGAG CTCCGTCCCAATTTTGCGGATGCATGGTCAAATTTAGCTAGTGCATACATGAGGAAAGGAAGGATGAATGAGGCAGCCCAATGTTGCCGTCAGGCTCTAGCATTAAATCCGCGTTTG gtgGATGCGCACAGCAATCTCGGCAATCTGATGAAAGCACAAGGGTTAGTCCAAGAG GCATACAATTGTTATGTTGAAGCACTGCGAATACAGCCTGCATTTGCCATAGCATGGTCCAATCTTGCTGGCCTTTTTATGGAGGCGGGCGATCTTAACAGGGCTTTGCAGTACTACAAG GAAGCGGTCAAGCTTAAACCGACCTTCTCAGATGCATATCTGAATCTAGGAAATGTATACAAG GCTTTGGGAATGCCCCAGGAGGCCATAGCGTGTTATCAGCGTGCACTCCAAGTACGACCAGACTATGCCATGGCTTTTG GCAACTTAGCTAGTGTGTACTATGAACAAGGAAATATGGAAATGGCAATATTTCACTACAGGAGAGCTATTACATGTGATACTGAATTCTTAGAGGCATATAACAATCTG GGTAATGCTCTGAAAGATGCTGGTAGAGTGGAGGAAGCAATTAATTGCTATCGC CAATGCCTCTCTCTTCAACCTAATCATCCGCAAGCACTTACTAATTTGGGAAACATTTATATGGAGTG GAACATGATGAGTGCCGCTGCACAATGTTATAAAGCAACTTTAGCTGTGACATCAGGGCTCTCAGCTCCTTTTAACAATCTAGCGATAATATACAAGCAACAG GGTAATTATGCAGAAGCCATATCTTGCTATAACGAGGTACTACGTATTGACCCCATTGCAGCAGACGGGCTGGTCAACAGGGGTAACACATACAAAGAGATCGGTAGGGTTAATGAAGCTGTACAAGATTACATGCGAGCTATTGCCATTAGACCTACCATGGCAGAGGCTCATGCAAATTTGGCTTCAGCTTACAAGGACAG TGGCAATGTTGAAGCAGCTATAAAAAGCTATAGACAAGCTTTGATGCTACGTCCTGACTTCCCCGAAGCAACTTGTAATCTTCTCCACACGCTACAA TGTGTGTGTGATTGGGATAACCGGGAGAAGATGTTTATTGAAGTTGAGGGGATACTTAGAAGACAAATTAAG ATGTCCATTATCCCAAGCGTTCAGCCTTTCCATGCAATTGCTTACCCTCTTGATCCAAAGCTCACTCTAGATATCAG TCGCAAGTATGCCCTGCACTGCTCTGTGATAGCAGCTCGCTACTCGCTTCCTCCTTTCACCCATCCACCGGCGCTGCCAATAAAGGGAGGTGGCAGGATCGGCAGGCTGAGGGTTGG ATATGTGAGTAGTGATTTCGGCAACCACCCACTATCACATCTAATGGGTTCAGTATTTGGGATGCATGACAAAGAGAATGTTGAG GTGTTCTGCTATGCCTTAAGTCCAAATGATGGTACAGAGTGGAGGATTCGCACCCATACAGAAGCTGAGCATTTTACTGACGTATCGTCCTTGACATCTGATGTGATAGCAAGGATGATTAATGAGGATCAAATACAGATACTTATCAATCTCAATGGTTATACCAAG GGGGCAAGAAACGAGATATTTGCCATGCAGCCAGCTCCAATCCAGGTTTCGTACATGGGGTTCCCTGGAACCACGGGGGCAACGTACATAGATTATTTGGTCACGGATGAG TTTGTTTCACCTATGAAGTACGCACATATTTACTCGGAGAAGCTTGTGCAtcttcctcattgttattttGTCAACGATTATAAGCAA AAAAACTGTGATGTGCTAGATTCAAACAGTCAACCGAAGCGCTCAGATTATGGGCTGCCCGAGGATAAATTCATCTTTGCATGTTTTAATCAGCTTTACAAGATGGATCCTGAAATTTTTATTACATG GTGCAATATCCTTAAGCGTGTACCAAACAGTGCTCTTTGGCTTCTCAGATTTCCAGCCTCAGGGGAGATGAGGCTCCGAGCAC ATGCTGCTGCACAAGGCCTGCAACCAGATCAAATTATCTTCACAGATGTTGCAATGAAACAAGAGCACATCAGGCGCAGCTCCTTGGCTGATCTTTTCCTTGACAC GCCACTGTGCAATGCACATACCACAGGAACAGATATTCTTTGGGCTGGTCTACCAATGATAACCCTTCCGCTTGAGAAAATGGCTACTAGAGTTGCTGGTTCCCTTTGTCTGGCCACAGGACTTGGGGATGAGATGATTGTCAGCAG TATGAAGGAATACGAGGAGAAAGCGGTGTCATTGGCACTAAATCGTCCAAAGCTTCAAGATCTCACCAATAGACTCAAGGCTGTGCGAATGAGCTGTCCTTTATTTGATACAACACGCTGG GTGAGGAATCTGGAGCGTTCTTACTTTAAGATGTGGAATCTCTACTGCTCTGGCCAGCATCCTCAGCCCTTCAAAGTTACCGAGAATGACTCAGAATTTCCTTTTGACCGCTAA